The proteins below are encoded in one region of Tomitella fengzijianii:
- a CDS encoding DUF5336 domain-containing protein, with protein sequence MTYPQQGGYGAPQPGPQGAQPGPQDRQADPAQSDPRSRPGGAPDRPGPFGGGFGPPGQAPFGGRGQRGGGRDAIARAVAAAPATVALLGVAGFFFGFGPYLGTDDGYAPNFFGSMFGNPMVVALVLIAGLISALGMLPKQKPNPGLAAVASATAVLVLLCSLGFSDINNFFGGISRNIDPGVGAGWAFWAVLGIAVVQTAFSAIAVLVDAGILHAGAARPSGAWGQGAPDYQYGGPAPYGYGRPPQGYAAAPGPDPRYAQQPMQPQYGPQFGQGGPPAQPYGPGYGQGYGPQPGYAGPPPGGAAPGPRYGYPQSGPQGYSQGGPEWGTGQAYGGRPDPAGPVQSGGAYVQGAPPPEGDEDPTHMFRAASAGGAPAGDAPDTDRTGGGVAGNDTRDDPTD encoded by the coding sequence ATGACGTATCCGCAGCAAGGAGGCTACGGCGCGCCGCAGCCGGGCCCGCAGGGGGCGCAGCCGGGCCCGCAGGATCGGCAGGCGGATCCGGCGCAGTCGGATCCGCGGAGCCGGCCTGGTGGTGCGCCGGACCGGCCGGGGCCGTTCGGCGGCGGGTTCGGGCCGCCGGGACAGGCCCCCTTCGGCGGTCGCGGTCAACGGGGCGGCGGCCGCGATGCGATTGCGCGTGCGGTCGCGGCCGCACCGGCGACGGTGGCCCTCCTGGGCGTCGCGGGCTTCTTCTTCGGCTTCGGCCCGTATCTGGGCACCGACGACGGATACGCGCCGAACTTCTTCGGTTCGATGTTCGGCAATCCGATGGTGGTGGCGCTGGTGCTCATCGCGGGGCTGATCTCCGCGCTGGGCATGCTGCCGAAGCAGAAGCCGAATCCGGGGCTCGCCGCGGTCGCAAGCGCCACCGCGGTCCTCGTTCTCCTATGCTCGCTGGGGTTCTCCGACATCAACAACTTCTTCGGCGGGATCAGCAGGAACATCGATCCCGGAGTGGGAGCCGGCTGGGCGTTCTGGGCGGTCCTCGGTATCGCGGTGGTGCAGACGGCGTTCTCCGCGATCGCGGTGCTCGTCGACGCGGGAATCCTGCACGCCGGTGCCGCTCGGCCGTCCGGGGCCTGGGGGCAGGGAGCGCCGGACTACCAGTACGGCGGGCCGGCGCCCTACGGGTACGGTCGGCCGCCGCAGGGGTACGCGGCGGCTCCCGGGCCGGATCCGCGCTACGCGCAGCAGCCGATGCAGCCGCAGTACGGGCCGCAGTTCGGGCAGGGCGGCCCTCCGGCGCAGCCGTACGGCCCGGGGTACGGCCAGGGGTACGGTCCGCAGCCGGGCTACGCCGGCCCCCCTCCGGGCGGAGCAGCCCCGGGTCCCCGGTACGGCTACCCCCAGAGCGGTCCCCAGGGCTACTCCCAGGGCGGCCCCGAGTGGGGGACCGGGCAGGCTTACGGCGGGCGACCGGACCCTGCGGGCCCCGTGCAATCGGGCGGCGCATACGTGCAGGGCGCCCCGCCACCGGAGGGGGACGAGGACCCGACCCACATGTTCCGTGCCGCTTCCGCGGGGGGCGCTCCGGCAGGCGATGCCCCGGACACGGACCGGACCGGCGGGGGCGTCGCCGGAAACGACACGCGCGACGACCCGACCGACTGA
- a CDS encoding MMPL family transporter, with protein MEPRGPEPARRRRRVLLPALALLVWVALAGVGGSTIGALSGLQQNNSAAWLPEDAESAHVLRAVEQIRGSDTASVAVVAERGSGITPQDRAFLSQVLRSAAGTGGFGDDVLGPLRSADGAAIVGGLGVVPDDTMPSEVARLRVALDSGAPPGLSVHIGGEAGVVADFTSAIAGIDGMLLVVAGCVVMVILVVVYRSPLLPLAVLLSAVGALASSSLVVYWLADNGIVTIDAQSQGIMFILVFGAATDYALLLVARYREELALTPDGFRAMRRAWRATIAPVAASGGTVILGLLCMLLSQLQSNRSLGPIAAIGIVGSLLATMTFLPAMLLPLGRRVFWPRVPQVLPGPAAPSVPGAAGEIVAAEHPRWWRLARSVRDHPRRYTAGALIVLFALAAFAPQFRAGGVPQSEVFLREVDSKAAQRIIGDHFPAGAAAPAIIITDDDEVPETTAAARRVDGVAAVRTVATAGGQTEIDAVLADPPDSDSALDTVGRLRDAVHAVPGADAAVGGMSAVQVDVRATSVRDRTVIIPVVLAVVLLVLILLLRSLAAPVMLILTVVLSFASALGASALVFNHLLDFPGSDPAMPLFGFVFLVALGIDYNIFLMTRVREESARDGTVAGVPRALAVTGGVITSAGVVLAATFASLSVIPLLFLAQISFIVAFGVLLDTIVVRSLLVPALALQIGDRIWWPGAPGRRPKGTTVGIRGPGS; from the coding sequence GTGGAGCCCCGCGGTCCGGAACCGGCGCGTCGCCGCCGACGTGTGCTGCTGCCCGCGTTGGCCCTGCTCGTCTGGGTGGCGCTGGCGGGGGTCGGCGGCAGCACGATCGGGGCGCTGTCGGGCCTGCAACAGAACAACAGTGCGGCCTGGCTGCCGGAGGACGCGGAATCGGCGCATGTCCTGCGGGCCGTGGAGCAGATCCGGGGGTCGGACACCGCATCCGTGGCCGTGGTGGCCGAACGCGGCTCGGGCATCACGCCGCAGGACCGGGCTTTTCTCTCTCAGGTTCTGCGGTCGGCGGCGGGCACCGGCGGGTTCGGCGACGACGTGCTGGGCCCGCTGCGGTCGGCCGACGGCGCGGCGATCGTCGGCGGGCTGGGCGTGGTGCCGGACGACACGATGCCGAGCGAGGTGGCGCGTCTGCGCGTCGCGCTCGATTCCGGCGCGCCCCCCGGCCTCTCGGTCCACATCGGCGGCGAGGCGGGGGTGGTCGCGGATTTCACCAGCGCGATAGCCGGCATCGACGGGATGCTCCTGGTGGTGGCCGGGTGCGTGGTGATGGTGATCCTCGTGGTCGTCTACCGCAGCCCGCTGCTGCCCTTGGCGGTGCTGCTTTCCGCGGTGGGGGCCCTGGCGTCGTCGTCGCTCGTGGTCTACTGGCTCGCGGACAACGGGATCGTGACGATCGACGCGCAGAGCCAGGGGATCATGTTCATCCTGGTGTTCGGCGCCGCCACGGACTACGCCCTGCTGCTGGTGGCACGTTATCGCGAGGAGCTCGCGCTGACGCCGGACGGGTTCAGGGCCATGCGCCGGGCCTGGCGGGCCACCATCGCACCGGTCGCCGCTTCCGGGGGCACGGTGATCCTGGGCCTGCTGTGCATGCTGCTGTCCCAGCTCCAGTCCAACCGAAGCCTGGGCCCCATCGCGGCGATCGGGATAGTGGGGTCGCTTCTGGCCACGATGACGTTCCTACCCGCGATGCTGCTGCCGCTGGGCCGCCGCGTGTTCTGGCCGCGCGTGCCGCAGGTGCTGCCCGGGCCCGCGGCGCCGAGCGTGCCCGGCGCCGCGGGCGAGATCGTGGCGGCGGAGCATCCGCGCTGGTGGCGTTTGGCGCGGAGCGTGCGCGACCACCCGAGGCGCTATACCGCGGGGGCGCTGATCGTGCTGTTCGCGCTCGCCGCCTTCGCTCCCCAGTTCCGCGCGGGCGGGGTTCCGCAGTCGGAGGTGTTCCTGCGCGAAGTCGACTCGAAGGCCGCACAGCGGATCATCGGCGATCACTTCCCCGCGGGCGCGGCCGCCCCCGCGATCATCATCACCGATGACGACGAGGTGCCGGAGACGACGGCGGCGGCGCGGCGGGTCGACGGGGTGGCGGCGGTGCGGACCGTGGCGACCGCGGGCGGGCAGACCGAGATCGACGCGGTGCTCGCCGACCCGCCCGACTCCGATTCCGCGCTGGACACGGTGGGGCGGTTGCGCGATGCGGTGCACGCGGTCCCGGGGGCGGACGCCGCGGTGGGCGGAATGTCGGCGGTACAGGTGGATGTGCGGGCGACGTCGGTCCGGGACCGGACGGTGATCATCCCGGTGGTACTCGCCGTGGTGCTGCTGGTGCTCATACTGCTGCTGCGGTCGCTGGCGGCGCCGGTGATGCTGATCCTCACCGTGGTGCTGTCGTTCGCGTCGGCGCTGGGCGCGTCGGCGCTGGTGTTCAATCATCTGCTCGACTTCCCCGGGTCGGATCCGGCGATGCCGCTGTTCGGGTTCGTCTTCCTCGTGGCGCTCGGGATCGACTACAACATCTTCCTGATGACGCGCGTGCGCGAGGAATCGGCCCGCGACGGCACGGTGGCCGGGGTTCCGCGAGCTCTGGCGGTGACCGGCGGGGTGATCACCTCCGCCGGGGTGGTGCTGGCGGCCACGTTCGCCTCGCTGTCGGTGATCCCGCTGCTGTTCCTGGCGCAGATCTCGTTCATCGTGGCCTTCGGCGTGCTGCTGGACACCATCGTCGTGCGTTCGCTGCTCGTTCCCGCCCTGGCATTGCAGATCGGCGACCGGATCTGGTGGCCGGGAGCGCCGGGGCGGCGCCCGAAAGGCACGACGGTGGGCATTCGCGGCCCGGGCTCGTAG
- a CDS encoding M23 family metallopeptidase gives MNRENSAGDFPAADAAEVPAFRDLRTLSGSRSPRGGAHRVPQPPHAIKGRAAVVAVAAGAVVAAGQTMTDGAAGAQPADSSDAIALASGSSMILSDVATGAAQAADDAATALEGAAVPASAGPGSVGGSAQVLAMPEQVEQAAETARQLAAGARYAAERAAAEAMARRPMYVKPASGQLTSHYGTRWGTIHGGIDIANSIGTPIFAATDGEVIDAGPASGFGQWIRVRADDGTVTVYGHIETIEVSEGQRVMAGDEIAKMGNRGFSTGPHLHFEVWENGTQRIDPQPWLAQRGISVAG, from the coding sequence GTGAATCGCGAGAACTCCGCAGGCGACTTCCCCGCCGCAGACGCAGCCGAAGTCCCCGCATTCCGCGATCTACGCACCCTGTCCGGTTCCCGTTCCCCGCGCGGCGGAGCGCACCGGGTCCCGCAGCCGCCGCACGCCATCAAGGGCCGAGCAGCCGTAGTGGCCGTGGCCGCCGGCGCAGTGGTCGCCGCCGGCCAGACGATGACCGATGGCGCGGCAGGCGCCCAACCGGCCGATTCGTCGGATGCGATCGCCCTCGCCTCCGGGTCGAGCATGATCCTCTCGGATGTCGCGACGGGCGCCGCGCAGGCCGCCGATGACGCGGCCACCGCGCTGGAGGGCGCCGCAGTACCCGCGAGCGCCGGGCCCGGAAGCGTCGGCGGCAGCGCACAGGTGCTCGCGATGCCCGAGCAGGTCGAGCAGGCGGCGGAGACCGCACGCCAGCTGGCCGCCGGCGCGCGGTACGCCGCAGAGCGCGCCGCCGCGGAGGCGATGGCGCGCCGCCCCATGTACGTCAAGCCGGCATCAGGGCAGCTGACCTCCCATTACGGCACCCGCTGGGGCACCATCCACGGCGGGATCGACATCGCCAATTCCATCGGCACCCCCATCTTCGCCGCCACTGACGGCGAGGTGATCGACGCCGGCCCGGCCAGCGGGTTCGGCCAGTGGATCCGGGTGCGGGCCGATGACGGCACCGTCACCGTCTACGGCCACATCGAGACCATCGAGGTCAGCGAAGGCCAGCGCGTGATGGCCGGCGACGAGATCGCGAAGATGGGCAATCGCGGCTTCTCCACCGGCCCCCACCTGCACTTCGAGGTGTGGGAGAACGGCACGCAGCGGATCGATCCGCAGCCGTGGCTGGCGCAGCGCGGCATCTCGGTGGCGGGCTGA
- a CDS encoding cell division protein PerM has product MNTLLRRRVPRRDDTRHGGAFPDDGAEVGRARSLVLVAFVPGGLAAVGALAVALLVLLTAGGGLGGLPGAVGAMWLVLHQAPVYIGDLQLGALPLLPTALMVVAVAVYARRSITAEDPPLRHLAIIGAAAGGPAVITVVAVLLIDDATAALPVTTIGAVPSVLIVAAVHAVAAAVGVGLGAARRYADEWALPALVWPVLRSGAVALGALLAAGAVLVVLGLLLGWGRVQDGFAAEPSVVGKLGLLVLSVLYLPNLAIGGAAVLVGTAAHVGAADFSLFAVAPGPAPAVPVLGVLPTSPISPVWAAALLVPAVIALGCAAVNGVRGRTLADQARYVVSVAAVAAAGALLLGYLAGGTVGIFDSIGVEAPMFALAVLGWNAAAGAVVVLVGDRMPVPAWPAARAPRWLRRSGDDGAEPADPDGERAAEDGEGEDDLLPSLTDGDGKGLS; this is encoded by the coding sequence ATGAACACGTTGCTCAGGCGCCGCGTGCCCCGGCGGGACGACACCCGCCACGGCGGCGCGTTCCCCGATGACGGCGCGGAAGTCGGCCGCGCGCGTTCCCTCGTGCTCGTCGCGTTCGTTCCCGGGGGGCTGGCCGCGGTCGGCGCCCTCGCGGTGGCGCTGCTGGTCCTCCTCACCGCGGGCGGGGGACTGGGAGGGCTGCCCGGAGCGGTCGGCGCGATGTGGCTGGTGCTGCACCAGGCCCCGGTCTACATCGGCGACCTGCAGTTGGGGGCACTTCCCCTGCTGCCGACGGCGCTGATGGTCGTGGCCGTGGCCGTCTACGCGCGCCGCAGCATCACCGCCGAGGACCCGCCGCTGCGGCACCTCGCCATCATCGGCGCCGCGGCGGGCGGACCGGCGGTGATCACGGTCGTCGCGGTCCTGCTCATCGACGACGCCACCGCCGCGTTGCCCGTCACCACCATCGGCGCCGTGCCGTCCGTGCTCATCGTCGCCGCGGTGCATGCGGTCGCGGCCGCGGTGGGTGTGGGGCTGGGCGCCGCGCGCCGCTACGCCGACGAGTGGGCACTGCCGGCGCTGGTATGGCCCGTGCTGCGATCGGGGGCGGTGGCGCTGGGCGCACTGCTCGCGGCCGGTGCGGTGCTGGTGGTCCTCGGCCTCCTCCTCGGCTGGGGCCGGGTGCAGGACGGGTTCGCCGCGGAGCCGTCGGTCGTGGGCAAGCTCGGTCTACTGGTGCTGTCCGTCCTGTATCTCCCCAACCTCGCGATCGGCGGCGCCGCGGTGCTGGTGGGGACCGCGGCGCACGTGGGCGCGGCCGACTTCAGCCTGTTCGCCGTGGCGCCGGGGCCCGCGCCCGCGGTGCCGGTGCTCGGCGTGCTGCCCACCTCGCCGATCAGCCCGGTGTGGGCGGCGGCGCTGCTCGTGCCCGCCGTGATCGCCCTCGGGTGCGCGGCGGTGAACGGCGTCCGGGGGCGGACGCTCGCCGACCAGGCGCGGTACGTCGTGTCGGTCGCCGCCGTGGCGGCCGCGGGCGCCCTGCTGCTCGGTTACCTGGCCGGCGGGACGGTGGGGATATTCGATTCGATCGGTGTCGAAGCGCCCATGTTCGCGCTCGCGGTACTGGGGTGGAATGCGGCCGCGGGCGCGGTCGTGGTGCTCGTGGGGGACCGGATGCCGGTGCCGGCGTGGCCCGCCGCCCGCGCGCCCCGATGGCTGCGGCGGTCCGGTGACGACGGTGCGGAGCCGGCGGATCCGGACGGTGAGCGGGCGGCCGAAGACGGGGAGGGGGAGGACGATCTCCTGCCCTCCCTGACGGATGGCGACGGCAAGGGCTTATCCTGA
- the purH gene encoding bifunctional phosphoribosylaminoimidazolecarboxamide formyltransferase/IMP cyclohydrolase, whose amino-acid sequence MSEVPVGGRSDAGRRPIRRALVSVYDKTGLEDLARVLQGAGVEIVSTGSTAQTIAGAGVPVTKVEELTGFPEVLEGRVKTLHPRVHAGILADTRKDDHLGQIADLGVAAFELVVVNLYPFADTVASGASEADCIEKIDIGGPSMVRAAAKNHPSVAVVVDPGRYGDVGAAVRAGGFTLAERTALAAAAFRHTADYDVAVAEWMTELTEPESSAGLPSWQGATWRRAASLRYGENPHQKAALYVGQGGPVGLAQAEQLHGKEMSYNNYTDSDAAWRSAFDHAQPCVAVIKHANPCGIAIATGDGPGAIAEAHRKAHACDPVSAFGGVIAANREVTVEMAEQVAEIFTEVIIAPSYADGAVEVLARKKNIRVLVAPAPAVAGLEMKPIGGGLLVQERDVLTAAGDDPSGWTLATGEPADDATLVDLAFAWRTCRAVKSNAILLAHDGATVGVGMGQVNRVDSSRLAVSRAGERARGAVAASDAFFPFPDGLEVLTEAGVRAVVQPGGSVRDELVVEAAKAAGVTMYMTGARHFAH is encoded by the coding sequence GTGAGTGAGGTTCCAGTGGGCGGGCGCAGCGACGCGGGCCGCCGGCCGATCAGGCGTGCGCTGGTCAGCGTCTACGACAAGACCGGACTGGAAGACCTCGCCCGGGTTCTGCAGGGGGCGGGCGTGGAGATCGTCTCCACCGGCTCGACCGCGCAGACGATCGCCGGCGCCGGAGTCCCGGTCACCAAGGTCGAGGAACTCACCGGCTTCCCCGAGGTGCTCGAGGGGCGGGTGAAGACCCTGCACCCCCGCGTGCACGCGGGCATCCTCGCCGACACCCGCAAGGACGACCACCTCGGCCAGATCGCGGACCTGGGGGTGGCGGCATTCGAACTGGTGGTGGTGAACCTCTACCCGTTCGCGGACACCGTGGCGTCCGGCGCCTCCGAGGCCGACTGCATCGAGAAGATCGACATCGGCGGGCCGTCGATGGTGCGCGCCGCCGCCAAGAACCATCCGTCGGTGGCCGTGGTGGTGGACCCCGGCCGCTACGGCGACGTCGGCGCCGCAGTGCGGGCGGGCGGGTTCACGCTGGCCGAGCGCACTGCGCTCGCGGCGGCGGCGTTCCGGCACACCGCCGACTACGACGTGGCCGTGGCGGAATGGATGACGGAACTGACCGAGCCGGAGAGCTCCGCGGGGCTCCCCTCCTGGCAGGGGGCGACCTGGCGTCGTGCCGCGTCGCTGCGTTACGGCGAGAACCCGCACCAGAAGGCCGCGCTGTACGTGGGCCAGGGAGGCCCGGTAGGGCTGGCGCAGGCGGAGCAGCTGCACGGCAAGGAGATGTCCTACAACAATTACACGGACTCCGACGCCGCCTGGCGGTCGGCGTTCGACCATGCGCAGCCGTGCGTGGCGGTGATCAAGCACGCCAACCCGTGCGGTATCGCCATCGCGACAGGGGACGGTCCGGGTGCCATCGCCGAAGCGCACCGCAAGGCGCACGCGTGCGACCCGGTCAGCGCGTTCGGCGGTGTGATCGCCGCCAACCGCGAGGTCACCGTGGAGATGGCGGAGCAGGTCGCGGAGATCTTCACCGAGGTCATCATCGCCCCCTCGTACGCGGACGGCGCCGTGGAGGTGCTCGCCCGGAAGAAGAACATCCGCGTGCTGGTGGCCCCGGCTCCGGCGGTGGCCGGGCTGGAGATGAAGCCGATCGGCGGGGGGCTGCTGGTGCAGGAGCGCGACGTGCTCACCGCCGCCGGCGACGATCCGTCCGGGTGGACGCTGGCCACCGGCGAGCCGGCGGATGACGCCACGCTCGTCGACCTCGCTTTCGCGTGGCGGACCTGCCGCGCGGTCAAGTCCAACGCGATCCTGCTGGCGCACGACGGCGCCACCGTCGGCGTCGGGATGGGGCAGGTGAATCGGGTGGACTCCTCGCGGCTCGCGGTGAGCAGGGCCGGCGAGCGCGCGCGGGGGGCTGTGGCCGCCTCGGATGCGTTCTTCCCGTTCCCGGACGGCCTCGAGGTGCTCACCGAGGCCGGCGTGCGCGCGGTCGTCCAGCCGGGCGGCTCGGTCCGCGATGAGCTGGTGGTCGAGGCCGCGAAGGCCGCCGGGGTGACCATGTACATGACCGGCGCCCGCCACTTCGCGCACTGA
- the sucD gene encoding succinate--CoA ligase subunit alpha: MSIFLNKDSKVIVQGITGGEGTKHTALMLKAGTNIVGGVNARKAGTTVAHKAADGADVELPVFGSVSEAMEKTGADVSVVFVPPKFAKDAIIEAIDAEIGLLVVITEGIPVQDSAFAWAYNVEKGEKTRIVGPNCPGIITPGEALAGITPANITGKGPIGLVSKSGTLTYQLMNELNDLGFSTAIGIGGDPVIGTTHIDAIKAFEEDPETKLIVMIGEIGGDAEERAAEYVKANVTKPVVGYVAGFTAPEGKTMGHAGAIVSGSSGTAQAKKEALEAAGVKVGKTPSETAELARELYKAL, from the coding sequence ATGTCAATCTTCCTGAACAAGGACTCCAAGGTCATCGTCCAGGGCATCACCGGCGGCGAGGGCACCAAGCACACCGCACTGATGCTCAAGGCGGGCACCAACATCGTCGGCGGTGTCAACGCCCGCAAGGCCGGCACCACGGTGGCCCACAAGGCCGCCGACGGTGCGGACGTCGAGCTTCCGGTGTTCGGTTCGGTCTCCGAGGCGATGGAGAAGACCGGCGCCGACGTGTCCGTCGTCTTCGTCCCGCCGAAGTTCGCCAAGGACGCGATCATCGAGGCGATCGACGCCGAGATCGGCCTGCTGGTCGTCATCACCGAGGGCATCCCCGTGCAGGACAGCGCATTCGCGTGGGCCTACAACGTGGAGAAGGGCGAGAAGACCCGCATCGTCGGGCCGAACTGCCCCGGCATCATCACCCCGGGCGAGGCGCTGGCGGGCATCACCCCGGCGAACATCACGGGCAAGGGGCCGATCGGCCTGGTCTCGAAGTCCGGGACGCTGACCTACCAGCTCATGAACGAGCTCAACGACCTGGGCTTCTCCACCGCCATCGGAATCGGCGGCGACCCGGTCATCGGCACCACCCACATCGACGCCATCAAGGCGTTCGAGGAGGATCCGGAGACCAAGCTCATCGTCATGATCGGCGAGATCGGCGGCGACGCCGAGGAGCGCGCCGCGGAGTACGTCAAGGCCAACGTCACCAAGCCGGTCGTCGGCTACGTGGCCGGGTTCACCGCGCCGGAGGGCAAGACGATGGGCCACGCCGGCGCCATCGTGTCCGGCTCGTCGGGCACCGCGCAGGCCAAGAAGGAGGCCCTCGAGGCCGCCGGGGTCAAGGTCGGCAAGACGCCGTCCGAGACCGCCGAGCTCGCTCGCGAGCTCTACAAGGCGCTCTGA
- the purN gene encoding phosphoribosylglycinamide formyltransferase — MRARVVVLASGSGTLLQSLLDAAADPAFPARVAAVVTDRDCAALERAARGGVLSASVPLGDFPERGLWDAALRDAVAEHRPDLVVSAGFMKILGPEFIARFDGRIVNTHPALLPSFPGAHAVRDALAYGVKVTGSTVHLVDAGVDTGPVLAQEPVPVEADDDEATLHERIKTVERRLLVEVVSAIAARGVTIDGRKAVIL, encoded by the coding sequence ATGCGCGCCCGCGTCGTGGTGCTGGCATCCGGTTCCGGCACTCTGCTCCAATCACTGCTCGACGCTGCCGCCGATCCGGCGTTTCCCGCGCGGGTTGCGGCGGTGGTCACGGACCGGGATTGTGCTGCGCTGGAGCGCGCCGCCCGGGGCGGCGTCCTTTCGGCGTCGGTGCCGCTGGGCGATTTCCCCGAGCGCGGTCTCTGGGATGCCGCCCTGAGGGATGCTGTCGCGGAGCATCGCCCCGATCTCGTCGTGTCGGCGGGCTTCATGAAGATCCTGGGGCCGGAGTTCATCGCCCGGTTCGACGGAAGGATCGTCAACACGCATCCGGCGTTGCTGCCGTCGTTCCCGGGGGCGCATGCGGTGCGCGATGCCCTGGCGTACGGCGTGAAGGTCACCGGTTCCACCGTCCACCTCGTCGACGCGGGCGTGGACACGGGTCCTGTCCTCGCCCAGGAGCCGGTGCCGGTCGAGGCCGACGACGACGAGGCCACCCTGCACGAGCGCATCAAGACCGTGGAGCGGCGGTTGCTGGTCGAGGTCGTCTCGGCCATCGCCGCACGCGGTGTCACCATCGACGGACGGAAGGCCGTGATCTTGTGA
- the sucC gene encoding ADP-forming succinate--CoA ligase subunit beta, protein MDLFEYQAKELFAKHEVPTSPGRVTDTPADARTIAEEVGKPVMVKAQVKVGGRGKAGGVKYAATPDDAQKYAQDILGMDIKGHTVKRLLVAEASDIAEEYYISFLLDRANRTYLAMCSVEGGVEIEEVAATKPDRLAKVPVDAVKGVDVAFARSIAEQGHLPAEVLDAAAVTIQKLWEVFINEDATLVEVNPLVRTPDDQILALDGKVTLDANADFRQPGHAEFEDTAAADPLELKAKENDLNYVKLDGQVGVIGNGAGLVMSTLDVVAYAGEKHGGVKPANFLDIGGGASATIMAAGLDVILGDDQVKSVFVNVFGGITSCVAVAEGIIEALKTLGDAANKPLVVRLDGNSVEDGRRILAEANHPLVTVVGTMDEAADKAAELAAK, encoded by the coding sequence ATGGATCTCTTCGAATACCAGGCGAAGGAACTCTTCGCCAAGCACGAAGTGCCGACGTCGCCCGGGCGTGTGACCGACACCCCCGCCGATGCGCGCACGATTGCCGAGGAAGTCGGCAAGCCGGTCATGGTCAAGGCGCAGGTGAAGGTCGGCGGCCGTGGCAAGGCGGGCGGCGTCAAGTACGCGGCCACGCCGGATGACGCGCAGAAGTACGCGCAGGACATCCTCGGAATGGACATCAAGGGCCACACCGTCAAGCGCCTGCTGGTCGCCGAGGCCAGCGATATCGCGGAGGAGTACTACATCTCCTTCCTGCTCGATCGCGCGAACCGCACCTACCTGGCCATGTGCTCGGTCGAGGGCGGCGTGGAGATCGAAGAGGTCGCCGCCACCAAGCCGGATCGGCTCGCCAAGGTGCCCGTCGACGCGGTGAAGGGCGTCGACGTCGCGTTCGCGCGCAGCATCGCCGAGCAGGGCCACCTGCCCGCCGAGGTGCTCGACGCCGCAGCCGTGACGATCCAGAAGCTGTGGGAGGTCTTCATCAACGAGGACGCCACGCTGGTCGAGGTCAACCCGCTGGTGCGCACCCCGGACGACCAGATCCTGGCGCTCGACGGCAAGGTCACGCTGGACGCCAACGCCGACTTCCGCCAGCCCGGCCACGCGGAGTTCGAGGACACCGCCGCAGCCGACCCGCTGGAGCTCAAGGCGAAGGAGAACGACCTCAACTACGTCAAGCTCGACGGCCAGGTCGGCGTCATCGGCAACGGCGCCGGGCTGGTCATGTCCACGCTGGACGTCGTCGCCTACGCGGGTGAGAAGCACGGCGGCGTCAAGCCGGCCAACTTCCTCGACATCGGCGGCGGCGCGTCCGCCACGATCATGGCCGCCGGGCTCGACGTCATCCTGGGCGACGACCAGGTCAAGAGCGTGTTCGTCAACGTCTTCGGCGGCATCACCTCGTGCGTCGCCGTCGCCGAGGGCATCATCGAGGCCCTCAAGACCCTGGGCGATGCGGCGAACAAGCCGCTGGTCGTCCGCCTCGACGGCAACAGCGTCGAGGACGGCCGTCGCATCCTGGCCGAGGCGAACCACCCGCTCGTCACGGTCGTCGGAACCATGGACGAGGCGGCCGACAAGGCCGCCGAGCTCGCCGCAAAGTAA